In Spodoptera frugiperda isolate SF20-4 chromosome 12, AGI-APGP_CSIRO_Sfru_2.0, whole genome shotgun sequence, a single window of DNA contains:
- the LOC118262359 gene encoding CD82 antigen gives MTLPPPARPAHPAAHRAMRYYRIWIYACNGALLLGALAFCAAAGRALSDYRRALVPGLGVAQPGFLYGYAALPAQAGLLQLLGCLAALRLSERMLNAYWLALLALLVGDAAIGVYWAFRFERVCRELRPQLRLRLAKDYDTDIDFSQAWDRLQREQRCCGVTGPADFAAFNRTTLPASCCRIPAHTTSVTPALLAVTSATSPAPFTPVHCAPHTAACSERLLVWLRRTADALFVLGYCVIAFLKLCFLGILRYEIKEMIQKIRILRSELGAGELLDGSPIHGGPLSQTIIVNAVNANGGVRAHGGSPERAGEREALLGRASDPCPRRSIHDEPLGPKTINGNNNCEMRELARGDYRPLAADSAATRI, from the coding sequence ATGACGCTGCCGCcgcccgcgcgccccgcgcacCCCGCCGCGCACCGCGCAATGCGCTATTACCGCATCTGGATCTACGCGTGCAACGGCGCGCTGTTGCTAGGGGCGCTCGCATTTTGCGCGGCAGCGGGGCGCGCGCTTTCCGACTACCGGCGCGCGCTGGTGCCAGGCCTCGGCGTGGCTCAGCCGGGGTTCCTGTACGGGTACGCGGCGCTGCCTGCGCAGGCGGGGCTGCTACAGCTTCTCGGTTGTCTAGCGGCATTAAGACTTTCTGAACGAATGCTGAATGCCTATTGGTTGGCACTTTTAGCACTGCTTGTTGGGGACGCCGCAATAGGTGTTTATTGGGCGTTCAGGTTTGAGCGAGTTTGCCGAGAGCTTCGGCCTCAATTACGGCTTCGTCTCGCAAAGGATTACGACACGGATATTGACTTCTCACAAGCTTGGGACCGCCTGCAGAGAGAACAGCGGTGTTGCGGTGTCACGGGGCCGGCAGACTTCGCGGCTTTCAATAGAACTACTCTCCCGGCGAGCTGTTGTCGTATCCCGGCGCACACGACCTCAGTCACGCCGGCACTGCTCGCCGTCACGTCTGCCACGTCTCCGGCGCCGTTCACTCCCGTGCACTGTGCGCCGCACACAGCCGCCTGCTCAGAGAGACTACTCGTTTGGCTTCGACGAACTGCAGACGCGTTGTTCGTACTAGGATATTGTGTTAtagcatttttaaaattgtGCTTCCTTGGAATCCTCCGATACGAAATAAAGGAGATGATTCAAAAAATTAGAATTTTACGAAGCGAGTTGGGAGCAGGTGAATTACTCGACGGCAGTCCTATCCATGGCGGACCATTGTCGCAGACGATAATAGTGAATGCTGTCAATGCAAACGGAGGAGTGCGAGCTCATGGCGGGAGCCCTGAACGCGCGGGAGAGCGCGAGGCTCTGCTGGGGCGAGCGTCGGATCCGTGCCCGCGGCGGAGTATACACGACGAGCCGTTAGGTCCCAAGACGATAAACGGAAACAACAACTGTGAGATGCGCGAGCTGGCTCGAGGAGACTACAGGCCACTGGCGGCAGACAGTGCAGCGACTCGGATCTGA